A genomic segment from Aspergillus chevalieri M1 DNA, chromosome 7, nearly complete sequence encodes:
- a CDS encoding uncharacterized protein (COG:S;~EggNog:ENOG410PYZX), with protein sequence MPPVTRHSARGHASGGPRHGDSPREQGLAALVKARKHRKREKPDNQMEGDTGEPNASPPPPTPLFMDHEMATQTPPAMLEPQSPNKQLEFELRKNASIALQARAKKEEEEDEEILEFLNILDKKLSSMKQKNLPRASSFGKALQTFAHNYFTQPGANANNQGHTANPAPASPPKTYANAIPTPKPNNTTGKKLVVSAPKPARPLHLFLRLPTDHPARHASPHAALQKLRSSLDPAVTDAIKEIQHVPTGLAIGPKDAQSAEILLDNKDDIQQVIQGSNAELEQRWAIFVIPGAIKQYIGYDTSIVTVTEQAAKEEFKLQTGITPLKLHWSKRSQEHLSIQTMQQQWSWQCQRLPPPRFHLGSISSARTSALDARS encoded by the coding sequence ATgccgcctgtcaccaggcacTCGGCCAGAGGCCACGCCTCAGGCGGTCCCCGCCACGGGGATagcccccgggaacaaggcttagccgcgctagtgaaagcCCGCAAACACCGAAAACGcgaaaagccagataaccagatggagggagacacaggcgagccaaatgcctcgcctccacccccaacacctctgttcatggaccatgaaatggcaacccagaCGCCACCAGCTATGCTGGAGCCACAAagcccaaacaaacaactcGAATTCGAGCTCCGAAAAAACGCCAGCATCGCCCTACAAGCCCGAgccaaaaaagaagaagaggaagacgaggagatactggagttcctcaacatactggacaagaagctctcctctatgaaacagaaaaacctccccagggcctcctcttttggcaAGGCCCTCCAAACCTTTGCgcacaactacttcacccaacccggtgccaatgcaaataaccaaggccacacagccaacccagccccagctAGCCCCCCCAAAACGTATGCAAACGCTATCCCCACGCCCAAACCGAACAACACTACTGGGAAAAAACTTGTTGTCTCAGCccctaagccagcaagacctcttcaccttttccttcgactcccaacagaccaccctgcccgacatgccagcccgcatgcggctctacaaaagcttcgcagtagcctagatccagcagtcactgacgccatcaaggaaatacaacatgttcccacagggctcgccattGGGCCTAAAGATGCCCAAAGTGCAGAGATCCTACTTGACAAtaaggatgatatacaacaggtaatccaaggctctaatgctgagctagaacagagatgggcaatctttgtcattcccggtgccatcaaacaatacattggctatgatACCTCAATTGTCACTGTaacagagcaagcagcaaaggaagaatttaagctgcagacaggcaTCACGCCCCTAAAACTACACTGGTCCAAGAGGAGCCAAGAACACCTCTCAATACAGACAATgcagcaacaatggtcctggcagtgccagagacttcCGCCTCCAAGATTCCACCTTGGGTCCATTTCTTCGGCAAGAACCTCTGCATTAGACGCAAGATCATAA
- the TOK1 gene encoding potassium channel (COG:P;~EggNog:ENOG410PHEQ;~InterPro:IPR013099;~PFAM:PF07885;~TransMembrane:2 (i27-50o70-88i)), which translates to MAILVGITSAMHMYAAPTFPNQIYTQAYWFAVIAAVLYFALAGILMINLLGYLLGHYPQTFVLTDSQRTLILQTTMLGIWLAAGAAIFQKLISLTFADALYFSNVKILTLGFGDITAVDPVARGLSSRTL; encoded by the exons ATGGCCATT CTGGTCGGCATCACATCTGCCATGCATATGTATGCCGCTCCGACCTTCCCAAATCAGATCTACACGCAGGCCTACTGGTTTGCAGTCATTGCGGCAGTCCTCTATTTTGCCCTGGCTGGGATACTCATGATAAATTTGCTGGGTTACCTACTGGGGCACTATCCGCAGACTTTCGTCCTCACAGATAGCCAACGGACCCTGATCCTGCAGACCACCATGTTGGGCATCTGGCTAGCCGCCGGAGCGGCCATCTTCCAGAAGCTCATCAGCCTCACCTTTGCTGATGCACTGTACTTTTCTAATGTCAAGATCCTCACCCTTGGCTTCGGCGATATCACCGCCGTCGACCCAGTGGCTCGAGGATTATCTTCCCGTACGCTGTGA